In the genome of Solibacillus silvestris, one region contains:
- a CDS encoding transcriptional antiterminator encodes MVTFKKAGAMLTATALSVGLLAPIASASTVGNDRMESLPIQVAQTNTTVTKEDLMKRFRELFPNEFKNVTEKDFQTGTGYSRPTDTKVSYELYFSKRIDNQYVHGSFIFVGETLELEQFYYQPVNTKDILFPAKYSKEEAQKVADKFMERFNKGEGYELVPNAHDFYSPSILTQPVEYSFMYEKKNSGIPISDQTINIRVLGDGTVSSFYRTTPPKNNFTYDDPSKKQNESSIADRLQDALKAQLSYSIVPDYTTGDHKVKLVYEPNSQVISGVHAQTGDWLTMDGLSSTLSAKSLTPIVSAPLAAKQPNMTAEQARAMAEKLLATDIKGVQLEIGAVDETTSETGKEVFNIQYMYNYRNGGTGTVLTIDKATGEFIHYSDIKNNLEVEEDENDTEVKLSQKQALDKAIAHIKDWVPSSAHKYAIPVNEGFHESYNDSYYFTFPRIVNGLTVAGDNISVNVDAKTGDLVSLYVSDYGELEWPAATDIISEQEATKMLKDELKLKLQYVNHPKVGNEQHYSLAYQPVFKEGSSAAIDAKTGEWLDVYGMASSDKPKIEHPKAAEELNYLIHAGILEVNDKFNPDAPITKEEALKVLLKSVTYMYYSSRFDEFEMADESFTDITPDDAIYAFVTRALKMGMLDASTKTFNPKTALTNQELAKWVIGTLKLNKPAQLSDIYELNYSDAALVDKKVRGHVALAYAMGLLEAENNQLKPTSEVTYAQLAQVTIRLAHKMNEYQIENY; translated from the coding sequence GTGGTAACATTTAAAAAGGCGGGTGCAATGTTAACCGCAACAGCGCTGTCTGTTGGTTTATTAGCACCAATTGCAAGTGCTTCAACAGTAGGGAATGATCGAATGGAGTCATTGCCGATTCAAGTGGCACAAACGAATACAACGGTAACAAAAGAGGATTTAATGAAGCGTTTCCGGGAATTATTTCCGAATGAGTTCAAAAATGTAACCGAAAAAGATTTCCAAACGGGTACAGGCTATTCACGTCCAACAGACACGAAGGTAAGCTACGAACTTTATTTCTCTAAGCGAATTGATAACCAATATGTTCATGGAAGCTTTATTTTTGTTGGAGAAACGTTGGAGTTAGAACAATTCTATTATCAACCAGTAAACACAAAGGATATATTGTTCCCGGCAAAATATTCAAAAGAAGAAGCACAAAAAGTAGCGGATAAATTTATGGAAAGGTTCAATAAAGGCGAGGGGTATGAGCTTGTGCCAAACGCACACGATTTTTACTCACCCTCAATTTTAACACAGCCTGTTGAATACTCATTTATGTATGAAAAGAAAAATTCGGGTATTCCCATTTCAGATCAAACGATCAATATCCGTGTGTTAGGGGATGGCACAGTATCATCATTTTATAGAACAACACCTCCAAAAAATAATTTTACGTATGATGATCCATCTAAAAAACAAAATGAATCATCTATTGCGGACCGCTTGCAAGATGCTTTAAAAGCACAGTTGTCATATTCAATTGTTCCGGATTACACAACAGGGGATCATAAAGTAAAGCTTGTTTATGAACCGAATAGCCAAGTTATTTCAGGTGTCCATGCGCAAACAGGAGATTGGTTAACTATGGACGGGCTCTCTTCAACTTTATCAGCTAAATCACTTACACCAATTGTTTCGGCGCCATTAGCGGCAAAACAGCCGAACATGACAGCGGAGCAGGCGCGAGCAATGGCAGAAAAATTGCTGGCAACAGATATTAAAGGTGTTCAACTAGAAATTGGAGCAGTTGATGAAACAACATCAGAAACTGGTAAAGAAGTATTCAACATTCAATATATGTATAACTATCGTAATGGTGGAACAGGAACTGTACTAACAATTGATAAAGCAACAGGGGAATTTATTCATTATAGTGATATAAAAAATAACCTCGAGGTAGAAGAGGATGAAAACGATACAGAAGTAAAATTATCGCAAAAACAGGCGTTGGATAAAGCGATTGCCCATATAAAAGATTGGGTACCTTCATCTGCTCATAAGTATGCAATACCGGTGAATGAGGGCTTCCATGAGAGTTATAATGACAGTTATTACTTTACGTTCCCGCGTATCGTGAACGGATTAACAGTAGCAGGAGACAATATCTCCGTAAATGTCGATGCTAAAACAGGTGATTTAGTAAGCTTGTATGTAAGCGATTATGGCGAATTGGAGTGGCCGGCAGCAACTGATATTATATCAGAACAGGAAGCAACAAAAATGTTGAAAGACGAGTTGAAACTGAAGCTGCAATATGTGAATCATCCAAAAGTGGGGAATGAACAGCATTATAGCTTAGCGTATCAACCAGTCTTCAAAGAAGGATCGTCTGCTGCCATTGATGCCAAAACAGGAGAATGGTTAGATGTTTATGGAATGGCCAGTTCGGACAAGCCTAAAATCGAGCATCCAAAAGCCGCTGAAGAATTAAATTATTTAATTCATGCAGGTATTTTGGAAGTAAATGACAAGTTTAACCCGGATGCTCCGATTACGAAAGAGGAAGCGTTAAAAGTTTTACTGAAATCAGTGACTTACATGTATTACAGCTCTAGATTCGATGAGTTTGAAATGGCGGATGAATCATTTACGGATATTACGCCAGATGATGCTATATATGCATTTGTCACACGTGCCTTAAAAATGGGGATGCTAGATGCATCTACTAAAACATTCAATCCTAAAACAGCCCTTACAAATCAAGAGCTGGCAAAATGGGTAATTGGTACACTGAAGTTAAACAAACCTGCACAACTTAGCGATATATATGAATTGAATTACAGTGATGCCGCACTAGTGGATAAGAAAGTACGTGGTCACGTGGCATTAGCATATGCAATGGGATTACTTGAAGCCGAAAATAATCAGCTAAAACCAACTAGTGAAGTCACGTATGCACAATTAGCTCAAGTGACGATTCGTTTAGCTCATAAAATGAATGAATATCAGATTGAAAATTATTAA
- a CDS encoding amino acid ABC transporter permease, translated as MTQLSVVEQFFFYMRENGSYVFSQFLAHFQLSVYGVLLASIIGIPIGIWISKFPKFSGPVITLANIIQTIPALALMAMIMLVLGLGKTTVIVTVFFYSLLPIVKNTFVGIRNIDRSLTDAGRGMGMTKVQILYMVELPLSLSVIITGIRIALVVAIGIVAIGAFIGAGGLGDIIIRGTNATSGTAIILAGALPTALMAILADVLLLWLEKRLDPTKRKKLNVAA; from the coding sequence ATGACACAGCTATCGGTAGTTGAACAATTTTTCTTTTATATGAGAGAAAATGGTTCTTATGTATTTTCACAATTTCTCGCACATTTTCAGTTGTCTGTGTATGGTGTATTGCTTGCATCTATAATAGGTATTCCAATAGGGATTTGGATCTCGAAATTTCCGAAGTTTTCAGGTCCTGTCATTACACTCGCCAATATTATTCAAACGATCCCAGCGCTCGCATTAATGGCAATGATTATGCTCGTTTTAGGTCTTGGAAAAACGACGGTTATTGTGACCGTATTCTTTTATTCTCTTTTGCCGATTGTTAAAAATACATTTGTCGGTATTCGGAATATTGATCGTAGCTTAACTGATGCAGGGCGCGGTATGGGAATGACCAAGGTACAAATTCTGTATATGGTGGAGCTGCCTTTAAGCCTCTCTGTTATTATAACTGGTATTCGCATTGCCCTTGTCGTGGCAATCGGTATTGTCGCTATTGGTGCGTTTATTGGAGCTGGCGGTCTTGGTGATATAATCATTCGCGGAACAAATGCTACGAGTGGTACTGCTATTATTTTAGCGGGAGCACTTCCAACCGCATTAATGGCAATTTTGGCAGATGTACTACTGTTATGGTTGGAGAAACGACTTGATCCAACAAAACGAAAAAAATTAAACGTCGCAGCTTAG
- a CDS encoding glycine/betaine ABC transporter substrate-binding protein, with product MKKYLLLLLSVLVLSACGKEDDKLRVGSVVSTEGQITAYIVKGMLEHYTDEEVELIKNLGSAVVLHQAMLNGDANISAVRYTGTDLTGALGQEPVSDPEQALNMVQEIFQKEYQMTFFDSYGFNNTYAFMVTKETAEKFGLTKISDLKKVAQDLQLGVDTSWMNRDGDGYKAFSEAYDFKFGRVFPMQIGLVYDAVAQNEVDVVLGYTTDGRIASYDLTVLEDDLHFFPAYDASPFANTELLEKKPEVRKALQRLVGKISTEEMQRLNFLADNNLIEPAVIAEEFLKEHDYFSGDDTP from the coding sequence ATGAAAAAATATTTACTGCTTTTACTGTCTGTCCTTGTTTTAAGCGCTTGCGGCAAGGAAGATGATAAATTACGTGTAGGATCGGTAGTTTCCACAGAAGGTCAAATTACCGCTTACATTGTGAAAGGGATGCTGGAACATTACACTGATGAAGAAGTAGAGTTGATCAAAAATCTAGGCTCTGCTGTTGTGCTTCATCAGGCAATGCTAAACGGTGATGCGAACATTTCGGCAGTGCGTTATACCGGAACAGATTTAACGGGGGCACTCGGACAAGAACCTGTCAGTGATCCGGAACAAGCATTGAATATGGTACAGGAAATATTTCAAAAAGAATATCAAATGACGTTTTTCGATTCATATGGATTTAATAATACGTATGCTTTTATGGTAACGAAGGAAACAGCGGAGAAATTCGGGCTGACTAAAATCAGCGACTTAAAAAAAGTAGCTCAGGACTTGCAGTTGGGTGTTGATACGTCATGGATGAACCGTGATGGGGATGGATATAAAGCGTTCAGTGAAGCGTATGACTTTAAATTTGGACGCGTCTTCCCGATGCAAATTGGGCTAGTATATGATGCGGTTGCTCAAAACGAAGTAGATGTCGTGCTTGGCTATACGACTGATGGACGTATCGCTTCCTATGATTTAACCGTTTTAGAGGATGATCTGCATTTTTTCCCGGCGTATGATGCATCACCATTTGCAAATACGGAATTATTGGAGAAAAAGCCTGAAGTAAGAAAGGCTCTGCAACGACTAGTTGGCAAAATTTCCACAGAAGAAATGCAGCGCCTGAATTTCCTGGCTGACAATAACTTAATTGAACCGGCAGTTATTGCTGAGGAATTTTTAAAGGAACACGATTATTTTTCAGGAGATGATACACCATGA